The following proteins are encoded in a genomic region of Methylobacterium tardum:
- a CDS encoding alpha/beta hydrolase, with protein sequence MRLLIGLALAAILFYGLALVVLGLNQRRLLYPGAYRPLPAVVPVPGVAAVTLVTEDGETLHALWKPPEPGCGVIVSFHGNGSRPEPQGARFTDGPWHRGGWGVLAPAYRGYPGSTGHPSETGLIHDGMAAVAAAAARAPGAPILLHGHSLGAAVAVAVGARTAPLGLYLEAPFDSMSHAVRLHVPLAPTCSCATPIARTCASAPGRRLC encoded by the coding sequence ATGCGTCTCCTGATCGGCCTGGCTCTCGCGGCCATCCTCTTCTACGGCCTGGCCCTGGTCGTGCTCGGCCTCAACCAGCGCCGGCTCCTCTATCCGGGCGCGTATCGGCCATTGCCCGCCGTCGTGCCGGTTCCGGGCGTGGCCGCTGTCACCCTCGTCACCGAGGATGGCGAGACGCTGCACGCGCTGTGGAAGCCGCCGGAGCCCGGCTGCGGCGTGATCGTCAGTTTCCATGGCAACGGCTCGCGGCCGGAGCCGCAGGGCGCCCGCTTCACCGACGGTCCCTGGCACCGCGGCGGCTGGGGCGTCCTGGCCCCTGCCTATCGCGGCTATCCGGGCTCGACCGGACACCCGAGCGAGACGGGGCTGATCCATGATGGGATGGCGGCGGTGGCTGCAGCGGCCGCTCGGGCGCCGGGTGCGCCGATCCTGCTTCACGGCCATTCTTTGGGCGCCGCCGTCGCGGTCGCGGTCGGTGCGCGCACAGCGCCGCTCGGGTTGTATCTGGAGGCGCCGTTCGACTCGATGAGCCACGCCGTGCGGCTGCATGTCCCGCTGGCCCCGACCTGCTCCTGCGCGACACCTATCGCTCGGACCTGCGCATCCGCACCGGGACGGCGCCTGTGCTGA
- a CDS encoding class II glutamine amidotransferase: MCRWIAYAGRTIPLEHYVTEPSHSLVSQSIQALESTAATNGDGFGLGWYGDHPEPGRYREVQPAWSDDNLRYLCRHLHSHLFFAHVRAATGTPITRPNCHPFACGPWLFMHNGYIGDWSRLRRPVEAMIPDELYPSRAGTTDSEAIFLGLLGCGLMGAGPRRDPVEATARALVRLTELAGEHPFRFTAALADGRDLYAFRYAANDKANSLYYRASDGGVVVASEPLDRDHGTWTSVSENSVLIARRNQPVEILPLASFGLRDTASDDRLRRLRA, from the coding sequence ATGTGCCGCTGGATCGCCTATGCGGGACGCACAATCCCGCTGGAGCATTACGTCACCGAGCCGTCCCACAGCTTGGTCTCGCAAAGCATCCAGGCGCTGGAATCGACGGCGGCGACCAACGGCGACGGCTTCGGGCTGGGCTGGTACGGGGATCATCCCGAGCCGGGTCGCTATCGCGAGGTGCAGCCAGCCTGGTCTGACGACAACCTGCGCTACCTGTGCCGCCACCTGCACTCGCACCTGTTCTTCGCGCATGTGCGGGCCGCGACCGGAACGCCGATCACCCGGCCAAATTGCCATCCCTTCGCGTGCGGGCCGTGGCTGTTCATGCACAACGGCTATATCGGCGACTGGAGCCGCCTGCGGCGGCCGGTCGAGGCGATGATTCCCGACGAGCTCTACCCGTCCCGTGCCGGCACGACGGATTCCGAGGCGATCTTCCTCGGCCTGCTCGGCTGCGGCCTGATGGGCGCGGGACCGCGCCGCGATCCCGTGGAGGCCACGGCGCGCGCGCTCGTGCGGCTCACCGAGTTGGCGGGCGAACATCCGTTCCGGTTCACGGCCGCTCTCGCGGACGGACGCGATCTCTACGCGTTCCGTTACGCGGCCAACGACAAGGCCAACTCCCTCTACTATCGCGCGTCCGACGGCGGTGTCGTCGTCGCGTCCGAGCCGCTCGATCGCGACCACGGCACGTGGACGTCCGTCTCGGAGAACAGCGTCCTCATCGCCCGGCGCAATCAGCCCGTGGAGATCCTTCCGCTGGCGTCATTCGGCCTGCGAGACACCGCCTCGGACGACCGCCTCCGCCGCCTTCGCGCCTGA
- a CDS encoding acyltransferase family protein, whose protein sequence is MAGTGDARDRLAWVDVAKGICILLVVMMHAVTGTGDAMGGEGFLHPVVAFAKPFRIPDFFLLSGLFMGRVIGRDWRLFSDRRVVHFAYFYLLWLVIQSAARYGKIVGDGGPTAFAAHLAHSLIEPYSSLWFIYLLAVFSVVTKALHQVPAGLLLTGAALLQIADIRSDSTLIGEFCARYVYFLAGYLFAGRIFALADTARRRIGLALCGLAVWAGLEGWLALTPWSNPDHPTVASLPLVSLALGAAGALAIVVTAALIVRLGGPVAEAIRTCGQRSIVIYLAFSLPMAATRELLVRSGWIADIGAASLIVIAMAVLMPLILERLVRGTSFDFLFVRPRRFRLATASGRPVPALQPG, encoded by the coding sequence ATGGCCGGAACCGGAGATGCGCGCGATCGGCTCGCCTGGGTCGATGTCGCCAAAGGCATATGCATCCTCCTCGTGGTCATGATGCATGCGGTGACCGGCACCGGCGACGCCATGGGCGGCGAAGGTTTTCTGCATCCGGTCGTGGCCTTCGCGAAGCCGTTTCGGATTCCGGACTTCTTCCTCCTGTCCGGCCTGTTCATGGGCCGGGTAATCGGCCGTGACTGGCGCCTGTTCTCCGACCGCCGCGTCGTTCACTTCGCCTATTTCTACCTGCTGTGGCTCGTGATCCAGTCGGCCGCGCGGTACGGGAAGATCGTCGGCGACGGCGGGCCGACGGCCTTCGCGGCGCATCTCGCCCATTCACTGATCGAACCCTATTCGAGCCTGTGGTTCATCTATCTGCTGGCGGTGTTCTCGGTCGTGACCAAGGCGCTCCATCAGGTTCCCGCGGGCCTGCTGCTGACGGGCGCTGCCCTGCTGCAGATCGCCGATATCCGCAGTGACTCGACGCTCATCGGCGAGTTCTGCGCCCGGTATGTCTACTTCCTCGCCGGCTACCTGTTTGCGGGTCGGATCTTCGCGCTGGCCGATACCGCGCGCCGCCGGATCGGTCTCGCCCTGTGCGGCCTCGCCGTCTGGGCTGGCCTGGAAGGGTGGCTGGCACTGACCCCGTGGAGCAATCCGGATCACCCGACCGTAGCCAGCCTGCCGCTCGTCAGCCTTGCGCTGGGTGCGGCAGGGGCGCTGGCGATCGTCGTGACCGCTGCGCTGATCGTCCGGTTGGGAGGTCCGGTCGCCGAGGCGATCAGGACCTGCGGTCAGCGCTCGATCGTGATCTATCTCGCCTTCTCGTTGCCGATGGCCGCCACGCGGGAGCTTCTCGTGCGCAGCGGTTGGATCGCCGATATCGGCGCGGCGAGCCTGATCGTCATCGCGATGGCGGTGCTGATGCCCTTGATCCTCGAGCGGCTCGTGCGCGGCACGTCGTTCGATTTCCTGTTCGTGCGGCCCCGGCGCTTTCGCCTCGCCACGGCCAGCGGCCGCCCTGTGCCCGCTCTGCAACCGGGCTGA
- a CDS encoding HNH endonuclease — protein MVGRRSRRWSADDPDAPGTAARAHPVCPLCERPIPPGARSSLHHLTPKLKGGTHRGTVRLHQICHSAIHARYSEAEIAKRLADVEALRADPEIARFLTWVRGKPDDFHAATRSTRDRRAARRKH, from the coding sequence GTGGTCGGACGGCGCTCACGGCGCTGGAGCGCCGATGACCCCGATGCGCCGGGGACGGCCGCGCGCGCGCATCCGGTCTGCCCGCTCTGCGAGCGGCCGATTCCGCCCGGCGCTCGCTCCAGCCTTCACCACCTGACCCCGAAGCTCAAAGGCGGGACGCACCGGGGTACGGTCCGGCTTCACCAGATCTGCCACTCGGCTATCCATGCCCGCTACAGCGAGGCCGAGATTGCCAAGCGCCTCGCCGATGTGGAGGCTCTCAGGGCCGATCCGGAGATCGCCCGGTTCCTGACCTGGGTCCGCGGCAAGCCCGACGATTTCCACGCCGCGACCCGCTCAACCCGCGACCGGCGCGCAGCACGGCGCAAGCACTGA
- a CDS encoding ATP-dependent helicase → MRDASAQELLLLSALQECRIQLTAARNDALASADLRHELEAALRREEHLKTELVQERERTEAVRLVLHALAKSIGWLGLRRRLFLSRIARLGRETPDSGPQAVRHDVLLAESRRVLGVTPPTG, encoded by the coding sequence ATGAGAGATGCGTCCGCGCAGGAGCTCCTGCTGCTCAGCGCGCTGCAGGAATGCCGGATCCAACTCACGGCCGCACGCAACGACGCGCTGGCCAGCGCGGACCTGCGGCACGAACTTGAGGCCGCACTCCGGCGTGAGGAGCACCTCAAGACCGAACTCGTGCAGGAGCGGGAACGGACGGAGGCTGTCCGCCTCGTCCTTCATGCGCTTGCCAAGAGCATCGGATGGCTCGGTCTGCGACGTCGGCTCTTCCTGTCTCGCATCGCCCGCCTCGGCCGCGAGACGCCGGATTCGGGTCCGCAAGCCGTGCGCCACGACGTGCTTCTTGCCGAGTCCCGGCGTGTTCTCGGAGTGACGCCCCCCACCGGCTAG
- a CDS encoding pilus assembly protein PilZ: MTENRRSVFRKNAFTIGSLLLERGAVGCLVWDITETGAQIEVEGDQVVPAKFQLRLTEGGDPQLVAVAWRRGRRIGLTFAPVEG, translated from the coding sequence ATGACGGAGAATCGCCGCAGCGTTTTCCGGAAGAACGCCTTCACGATCGGCAGCCTGCTGCTCGAACGCGGCGCGGTCGGCTGCCTGGTCTGGGACATCACCGAGACGGGCGCTCAGATCGAAGTCGAGGGCGACCAAGTCGTTCCGGCCAAGTTCCAGTTGCGCCTGACCGAAGGTGGTGACCCGCAGTTGGTCGCCGTGGCGTGGCGGCGAGGCCGCCGGATCGGCCTGACCTTCGCGCCTGTCGAAGGCTGA
- a CDS encoding N-acetylglutaminylglutamine amidotransferase codes for MCGICGEISFDGPADPAAVQAMVGCLRARGPDGEGLFGSGRVVFGHRRLKIIDLSEAGQQPMVDPGLGLAIVFNGCIYNFRALRAELEAKGYVFFSTSDTEVVLKAYHAWGPACVERFYGMFAFAVLERDSGRVVLARDRLGVKPLYYSAVKGRFRFASSLPALLAAGDVDTAIDPAALHHYMSWHAGVPAPLTILKGVRKLAPATILTLEKDGTRHEKTYWTVTIGPREADRGMTEADWRDAVLETLGTAVERRQVADVPTGVLLSGGLDSSLLVALLARNGQTGLKTFSVGFDAVNGVEGDEFKYSDIIARTFETDHTKVAVDGSRTLEALPAAIAAMAEPQMSHDAVAFLLLSQEVAKHVTVIQSGQGADEVFGGYHWYPKLMGSANPVSDYARAYFDRDHDEMREALAPDLVNGDYSTAYLEAFFADSKSASAIDKTLQLDQQIMMVGDPVKRVDNMTMACGLEARVPFLDHDLAELAARIPADLKVRDGGKYILKEAARAVVPAEVIDRKKGYFPVPALKHIRGPFLDFVRDVLDRPEARARGIFNRAYVDHLLADPDGTLTPKGNSKLWQVALLESWLQTHGV; via the coding sequence ATGTGCGGGATCTGCGGTGAGATCAGCTTCGATGGACCGGCCGATCCCGCTGCCGTCCAGGCCATGGTGGGCTGCTTGCGCGCGCGCGGCCCGGATGGCGAGGGCCTGTTCGGCTCCGGCCGCGTCGTCTTCGGCCACCGCCGGCTGAAGATCATCGACTTGTCCGAGGCCGGTCAGCAGCCGATGGTCGATCCGGGCCTCGGGCTGGCGATCGTCTTCAACGGCTGCATCTACAATTTTCGCGCGCTGCGCGCCGAGCTGGAGGCGAAAGGCTACGTCTTCTTCTCGACGAGCGACACCGAGGTCGTGCTCAAGGCCTATCACGCCTGGGGACCGGCCTGCGTCGAGCGGTTCTACGGCATGTTCGCCTTCGCCGTCCTGGAGCGCGACTCCGGACGCGTCGTGCTCGCGCGTGATCGGCTCGGGGTCAAACCCCTCTACTACAGCGCGGTGAAGGGTCGCTTCCGCTTCGCCTCGTCACTCCCGGCCCTGCTCGCGGCCGGCGACGTCGACACGGCGATCGATCCGGCGGCGCTCCACCATTACATGAGCTGGCACGCGGGCGTGCCGGCGCCGCTGACCATCCTCAAGGGTGTCCGCAAGCTCGCGCCGGCGACGATCCTGACCCTGGAGAAGGACGGCACCCGGCACGAAAAGACCTACTGGACGGTCACGATCGGCCCGCGCGAGGCCGATCGCGGCATGACCGAGGCCGATTGGCGCGACGCCGTCCTCGAGACCCTCGGCACGGCGGTTGAGCGCCGGCAAGTCGCCGATGTGCCCACCGGCGTCCTCCTGTCGGGCGGGCTCGACAGTTCGCTCCTCGTCGCGCTCCTGGCCCGCAACGGCCAGACCGGGCTGAAGACCTTCTCGGTCGGGTTCGACGCCGTGAACGGCGTCGAGGGTGATGAGTTCAAGTACTCGGACATCATCGCCCGCACCTTCGAGACCGATCACACCAAGGTTGCCGTGGACGGTTCGCGCACGCTGGAGGCGCTGCCCGCGGCGATCGCCGCCATGGCCGAGCCGCAGATGAGCCACGACGCGGTCGCGTTCCTGCTCCTATCGCAGGAGGTCGCCAAGCACGTGACGGTGATCCAGAGCGGCCAGGGTGCCGACGAGGTGTTCGGCGGCTACCATTGGTATCCGAAGCTGATGGGCTCGGCGAATCCGGTCTCGGATTATGCCAGAGCGTATTTTGATCGCGACCATGACGAGATGCGCGAGGCGCTGGCGCCGGACCTAGTGAACGGCGACTACAGCACCGCCTATCTCGAAGCGTTCTTCGCGGACTCAAAAAGCGCCAGCGCCATCGACAAGACGCTGCAGCTCGATCAGCAGATCATGATGGTCGGCGACCCGGTGAAGCGAGTCGACAACATGACCATGGCCTGCGGTCTCGAAGCGCGCGTCCCGTTCCTGGACCACGACCTCGCCGAGCTTGCGGCGCGCATCCCGGCGGATCTGAAGGTCCGCGACGGCGGCAAGTACATCCTCAAGGAAGCCGCCCGTGCGGTCGTTCCCGCCGAAGTCATCGATCGGAAGAAGGGCTACTTCCCGGTTCCCGCACTGAAGCACATCCGCGGCCCGTTCCTGGACTTCGTCCGCGACGTTCTGGACAGGCCGGAGGCGCGGGCACGCGGCATCTTCAACCGCGCCTACGTCGACCACCTGCTTGCCGATCCGGACGGCACGCTGACGCCCAAAGGCAATTCCAAGCTCTGGCAGGTCGCTCTTCTGGAAAGCTGGCTGCAGACCCACGGCGTCTGA
- a CDS encoding transglycosylase domain-containing protein produces MAKGRGRIEPNFDVPEGRVRDRGELDLRLSREDRPGTGERVAKRSGGTARQPAKTGGRPKRSGSARRRRSWLGRIVYGTVVLGLWAVIGLAGLIAYHASQLPPIDQLAVPKRPPNIAILASDGSLLANRGETGGRVVSIKELPPYLPRAFVAIEDRRFYQHFGVDPVGILRAIGQNLTRRGVAQGGSTLTQQLAKNLFLTQERTASRKIQEAILALWLEHKYTKDEILELYLNRVYFGAGAYGVEAAAQRYFGKPAKEVSLAQAAMLGGLVQAPSRLAPNRNLPAAQARAAQVLAAMQDLAFASPQDVKVALAQPAKPANARGGGSANYVADLVMDVLGDYVGKFDTDITVQTTVDTGLQAAAERALTDELNAKGARFNVGQGAMVSMRPDGAIRALIGGRDYAQSQFNRATTAKRQPGSSFKPFVYLTAVEHGATPDTVRDDAPIRIGNWAPENYSHRYEGPVTLRTALAQSLNTVAVRLGQEVGPKAVVQTAQRLGITSPLQANGSIALGTSEVTLLEMVGAYGAFANGGTGVIPYVVTSVKGQDGKVLYKRADSGLGRVISADADGMMNAMMHETFVSGTAKKSDIPGWELAGKSGTTQDYRDAWFIGFSGSLVTGVWLGNDDGELTKKVTGGNLPAEVWKTYMTQALKGQNPVPLPNINRWRRAPETTASVASAAPGSPAGILGQIFGEPEAPAPRPAAPARRAQKDDRNFIEKLFGIGD; encoded by the coding sequence ATGGCCAAGGGTCGAGGCAGGATTGAGCCGAATTTCGATGTGCCTGAAGGGCGCGTGAGGGATCGCGGCGAACTCGATCTGCGCCTGTCCCGGGAGGACCGTCCCGGGACAGGAGAGCGCGTGGCGAAGCGATCGGGCGGCACGGCGCGGCAGCCGGCCAAGACGGGCGGGCGACCAAAGCGTTCGGGTAGCGCCCGGCGTCGCCGCTCGTGGCTCGGCCGGATCGTCTACGGCACCGTCGTGCTCGGCCTCTGGGCCGTGATCGGGCTGGCCGGGCTGATCGCCTACCACGCGTCCCAGCTGCCCCCGATCGACCAGCTCGCGGTGCCCAAGCGCCCGCCCAACATCGCCATCCTGGCGAGCGACGGCTCGCTGCTGGCCAACCGCGGCGAGACGGGCGGCCGCGTGGTCTCGATCAAGGAGCTGCCGCCCTATCTGCCCCGCGCCTTCGTGGCGATCGAGGACCGGCGCTTCTACCAGCATTTCGGCGTCGACCCGGTCGGCATCCTGCGCGCCATCGGCCAGAACCTGACCCGGCGCGGCGTGGCCCAGGGCGGATCGACCCTGACGCAGCAGCTCGCCAAGAACCTGTTCCTGACCCAGGAGCGCACCGCCTCGCGCAAGATCCAGGAGGCGATCCTTGCCCTGTGGCTGGAGCACAAATACACCAAGGACGAGATCCTGGAGCTGTATCTGAACCGCGTCTATTTCGGCGCTGGCGCCTACGGCGTCGAGGCCGCGGCGCAGCGGTATTTCGGCAAGCCCGCCAAGGAGGTGAGCCTCGCGCAGGCCGCCATGCTTGGCGGCCTCGTGCAGGCACCTTCGCGGCTCGCCCCGAACCGCAACCTGCCCGCTGCCCAGGCGCGCGCCGCCCAGGTGCTCGCCGCCATGCAGGACCTCGCCTTCGCGTCGCCGCAGGACGTCAAGGTGGCGCTCGCCCAGCCCGCGAAGCCGGCGAACGCCCGCGGCGGCGGCTCGGCCAACTACGTCGCGGACCTCGTGATGGACGTGCTCGGCGATTACGTCGGCAAGTTCGATACCGACATCACCGTGCAGACCACCGTCGATACGGGTCTCCAGGCCGCTGCCGAACGCGCACTCACCGACGAGCTCAACGCCAAGGGCGCGCGCTTCAACGTGGGCCAGGGCGCCATGGTCTCGATGCGGCCCGACGGCGCGATCCGCGCGCTGATCGGCGGTCGCGACTACGCCCAGAGCCAGTTCAACCGCGCGACCACCGCGAAGCGGCAGCCCGGCTCGTCGTTCAAGCCCTTCGTCTATCTCACCGCGGTGGAGCACGGGGCGACGCCCGACACCGTGCGGGACGACGCCCCGATCCGCATCGGCAACTGGGCGCCGGAGAACTACTCGCACCGCTACGAGGGTCCGGTGACCCTGCGGACCGCGCTGGCGCAATCGCTGAACACCGTCGCAGTGCGTCTCGGCCAGGAAGTCGGCCCGAAGGCGGTGGTTCAGACCGCGCAGCGGCTCGGGATCACGTCGCCGCTCCAGGCCAACGGGTCGATCGCCCTCGGCACGTCGGAAGTGACGCTGCTGGAGATGGTCGGAGCCTACGGCGCCTTCGCCAATGGCGGCACAGGCGTGATCCCCTACGTGGTCACCAGCGTGAAGGGTCAGGACGGCAAGGTGCTCTACAAGCGTGCCGATAGCGGGCTCGGCCGGGTCATCAGCGCCGATGCCGACGGCATGATGAACGCGATGATGCACGAGACCTTCGTCAGCGGCACCGCCAAGAAGTCCGACATTCCGGGCTGGGAGCTCGCCGGCAAGAGTGGCACCACCCAGGATTATCGCGATGCCTGGTTCATCGGCTTCTCGGGGAGCCTCGTGACCGGGGTCTGGCTCGGCAATGACGACGGCGAGCTGACCAAGAAGGTGACCGGCGGGAATCTGCCGGCCGAGGTCTGGAAGACCTACATGACCCAGGCGCTCAAGGGCCAGAATCCGGTTCCGCTGCCCAACATCAACCGCTGGCGCAGGGCGCCGGAGACGACCGCTTCGGTGGCGAGCGCCGCGCCGGGCTCACCGGCCGGCATACTCGGCCAGATCTTCGGCGAGCCGGAGGCGCCGGCGCCGCGTCCGGCCGCGCCGGCACGCCGGGCTCAGAAGGACGACCGCAACTTCATCGAGAAGCTGTTCGGCATCGGTGACTGA
- the thiC gene encoding phosphomethylpyrimidine synthase ThiC, translating into MNAPVLPKDVKGSPEAVTTGPVTGSRKVYASPAGRPDIRVPYREIVLSDPKEEPVRVYDPSGPYTETDARIDLNAGLPGVREPWIAGRGYAAVAPRAVKPEDNGFAGDKLVAACPAERIIRKAAPGQMVTQYEFARAGIITEEMIYVAHRENVCREKMLEGAEAALADGQSFGASVPPFITPEFVRDEIARGRAIIPANINHTELEPMAIGRNFLVKINANIGNSAVTSSAADEVEKLVWSIRWGADTVMDLSTGRNIHNIRSWIIRNSPVPIGTVPIYQALEKVGGDPLKLDWEVFKDTLIEQAEQGIDYFTIHAGVRLAHVPLTARRVTGIVSRGGSIMARWCLAGHRESFLYERFDEICDIMRAYDVSFSLGDGLRPGSIADANDAAQFGELETLGELTKVAWDKGCQVMIEGPGHVPMHKIKVNMEKQLTECGEAPFYTLGPLTTDIAPGYDHITSGIGAAMIGWFGTAMLCYVTPKEHLGLPDRDDVKTGVITYKIAAHAADLAKGHPAAQLRDDALSRARFDFRWEDQFNLGLDPDTARRYHDETLPKDAHKVAHFCSMCGPKFCSMKITQDLRAEVLAMEEAGEVVGASPAMSKAEAEAGMRAKSQEFLAEGGKLYVDAAE; encoded by the coding sequence ATGAACGCACCCGTTCTCCCGAAGGACGTGAAAGGCAGCCCCGAGGCCGTGACCACCGGTCCGGTCACCGGATCGCGCAAGGTCTATGCGAGCCCGGCCGGCCGGCCGGACATCCGCGTGCCCTACCGCGAGATTGTCCTCTCCGATCCCAAGGAGGAACCGGTGCGGGTCTACGACCCGTCGGGCCCCTACACCGAGACGGATGCGCGCATCGACCTCAACGCCGGCCTGCCAGGCGTGCGCGAGCCCTGGATCGCCGGTCGCGGCTACGCGGCGGTCGCGCCGCGGGCGGTGAAGCCGGAGGATAACGGCTTCGCGGGCGACAAGCTCGTAGCCGCCTGCCCCGCCGAGCGGATCATCCGCAAGGCCGCGCCGGGCCAGATGGTGACGCAGTACGAATTCGCCCGCGCGGGGATCATCACCGAGGAGATGATCTACGTCGCCCATCGCGAGAACGTCTGCCGCGAGAAGATGCTCGAGGGCGCGGAGGCCGCGCTCGCGGACGGCCAGAGCTTCGGCGCCTCGGTCCCACCCTTCATCACTCCGGAATTTGTGCGCGACGAGATCGCCCGCGGCCGGGCCATCATCCCGGCCAACATCAACCACACCGAGCTGGAGCCGATGGCGATCGGCCGGAACTTCCTGGTCAAGATCAACGCCAATATCGGCAACTCGGCGGTGACCTCCTCGGCCGCCGACGAGGTCGAGAAGCTCGTCTGGTCGATCCGCTGGGGCGCCGACACGGTCATGGACCTGTCCACCGGCCGCAACATCCACAACATCCGCTCGTGGATCATCCGTAACAGCCCGGTCCCGATCGGCACGGTGCCGATCTACCAGGCGCTGGAGAAGGTCGGCGGCGACCCGCTCAAGCTCGATTGGGAGGTGTTCAAGGACACGCTGATCGAGCAGGCCGAGCAGGGCATCGACTACTTCACCATCCATGCCGGCGTGCGGCTGGCCCACGTGCCGCTGACCGCCCGGCGCGTCACCGGCATCGTCTCGCGCGGCGGCTCGATCATGGCGCGCTGGTGCCTCGCCGGCCACCGGGAATCGTTCCTCTACGAGCGGTTCGACGAGATCTGCGACATCATGCGGGCCTACGACGTGTCGTTCTCGCTGGGCGACGGTCTGCGCCCGGGCTCGATCGCCGACGCCAACGACGCCGCCCAGTTCGGCGAGCTTGAGACGCTGGGCGAGCTGACCAAGGTCGCCTGGGACAAGGGCTGCCAGGTGATGATCGAGGGCCCCGGCCACGTGCCGATGCACAAGATCAAGGTCAACATGGAGAAGCAGCTGACGGAGTGCGGCGAGGCGCCGTTCTACACCCTCGGCCCGCTGACCACCGACATCGCTCCCGGCTACGACCACATCACCTCCGGCATCGGCGCCGCGATGATCGGCTGGTTCGGCACCGCGATGCTCTGCTACGTCACCCCGAAGGAGCATCTAGGCCTGCCCGACCGGGACGACGTGAAGACCGGCGTGATCACCTACAAGATCGCCGCCCACGCCGCCGACCTCGCCAAGGGTCACCCGGCCGCGCAGCTGCGCGACGACGCGCTCAGCCGCGCCCGGTTCGACTTTCGCTGGGAGGACCAGTTCAACCTGGGCCTCGATCCGGATACGGCCCGGCGCTACCACGACGAGACCCTGCCGAAGGACGCCCACAAGGTCGCGCATTTCTGCTCGATGTGCGGGCCGAAATTCTGCTCGATGAAGATCACGCAGGATCTGCGCGCCGAGGTGCTGGCGATGGAGGAGGCCGGCGAGGTCGTGGGCGCGTCGCCCGCGATGTCCAAGGCCGAGGCCGAGGCCGGCATGCGGGCGAAGTCGCAGGAATTTCTGGCCGAAGGCGGCAAGCTCTACGTCGACGCCGCCGAGTGA